In one Thermosipho ferrireducens genomic region, the following are encoded:
- a CDS encoding glycoside hydrolase family 13 has translation MRKIIVLFSLLFVLLINGFSAVTYENGFVVFTFQSDGDVVYLAGNFNNWNSSALPMEKINGIWTVKLQLEPGTYQYKYVINGTDWKEDPKAPSYVDDGFGGKNGAFILTEDGKILPVENGVIDESSQKKATYEVNKNREDTIFVDEEGFVVLRYYNPEAEYVTIAGDFNGWDSEAAELYDMGDGWWEAILELEPGIYEYKFVVNGEEWITDPNAFAFVDDGFGGKNGVFEVVEQDGKLYVTVPGTSGKEEKKKELSLSPGLNVVDGKVYFVVKKEGVEAAYLAGSFNSWNPTDIKMSLENGYWVASLNLSPGTYEYKYVFIVAGNQVWQEDPNAPGYKPDGFGGKNGVFKLVNEDGKLSIEEVQETSGGLPVKGEYTFEHSFKYDSNKILTGSSVSHALYLEFVPNEEVDVSIKYSGANINYGIVDFKGQMYEFLAHYNKSVDLPMDGSKSGIILKVPLSDFNIYVGAGYSSAYLPYFVGFGYKNFAVYYADKYFDVLSKSIVGKIDFEIGIDLQTVFGYHIDSGKYYASIQASSTNWSINSSYNGEDMELNFTYSGVSLHTEYNLQYLTYVFGGELVIGDYYGVGVEYSKTTLLDKVAFYGKYYGDDVEFTLKTRIENISDIQNNLYFDIIGTVRF, from the coding sequence ATGAGAAAAATTATAGTGCTTTTTTCTTTATTATTTGTGCTTTTAATAAATGGTTTTTCGGCAGTTACCTATGAAAATGGATTTGTTGTATTTACGTTTCAATCTGACGGTGATGTGGTATATCTTGCAGGGAATTTTAATAATTGGAACTCCAGTGCACTTCCCATGGAAAAAATTAATGGAATCTGGACTGTAAAGTTACAATTGGAGCCGGGAACTTACCAGTACAAGTACGTTATTAATGGAACTGATTGGAAAGAAGATCCTAAAGCTCCTTCTTACGTAGATGATGGTTTTGGTGGGAAGAACGGTGCATTTATTTTAACAGAAGATGGGAAAATACTACCAGTTGAAAACGGTGTTATAGATGAATCGTCACAGAAAAAGGCGACATATGAAGTTAACAAAAATCGGGAAGACACAATATTTGTCGATGAGGAAGGGTTTGTAGTTCTTCGATACTACAACCCTGAGGCGGAATATGTAACTATAGCCGGGGATTTCAATGGTTGGGATTCTGAAGCGGCAGAGCTTTATGATATGGGAGATGGCTGGTGGGAAGCTATTCTTGAACTTGAACCGGGTATTTATGAGTATAAATTCGTTGTAAACGGGGAAGAATGGATTACAGATCCAAATGCCTTTGCATTTGTTGATGACGGATTCGGTGGGAAAAACGGAGTATTTGAAGTTGTAGAACAAGATGGAAAACTTTATGTAACTGTGCCGGGAACTTCAGGAAAAGAAGAAAAGAAAAAAGAATTGTCATTAAGCCCTGGACTTAACGTAGTTGATGGCAAAGTGTATTTTGTAGTAAAAAAGGAAGGGGTAGAAGCAGCGTATCTTGCCGGAAGTTTTAACAGCTGGAACCCAACTGATATTAAAATGAGTCTTGAAAATGGATATTGGGTAGCCTCTTTGAATTTATCGCCTGGAACATACGAGTATAAATACGTGTTCATTGTCGCGGGAAATCAGGTCTGGCAGGAAGATCCGAACGCCCCAGGATATAAACCAGACGGTTTTGGTGGCAAAAATGGGGTTTTTAAGCTGGTTAACGAGGATGGAAAACTTTCTATAGAAGAAGTTCAGGAAACATCTGGGGGGTTGCCTGTAAAAGGTGAATACACATTCGAGCATAGCTTTAAATATGACTCAAACAAAATTCTTACAGGTTCTTCTGTTTCACACGCGTTATATCTTGAATTTGTTCCTAACGAGGAAGTGGATGTAAGCATTAAATATAGTGGAGCGAATATAAATTACGGTATAGTGGATTTTAAAGGGCAAATGTATGAGTTTCTGGCACATTATAACAAGTCTGTAGATTTGCCGATGGATGGTTCAAAGTCTGGAATAATTTTAAAAGTACCTTTATCAGATTTCAATATTTACGTTGGTGCTGGCTATTCTTCAGCTTATTTACCGTATTTTGTCGGTTTTGGGTACAAAAATTTTGCAGTTTATTATGCGGATAAGTATTTCGATGTATTGAGTAAAAGTATTGTTGGTAAAATAGACTTTGAAATAGGAATTGATTTACAGACTGTCTTTGGTTATCACATTGATTCTGGAAAATACTATGCAAGCATTCAGGCTTCATCAACTAATTGGTCAATAAATTCATCTTATAATGGGGAAGATATGGAATTGAATTTTACATATAGTGGTGTGAGTCTTCACACAGAATATAATTTGCAATACCTGACATATGTTTTTGGTGGAGAGTTAGTTATTGGTGATTATTATGGGGTTGGTGTTGAATATTCAAAAACAACGCTGCTTGATAAAGTGGCATTTTATGGAAAATATTATGGAGACGATGTGGAATTTACCCTGAAAACTCGAATTGAAAATATTTCAGATATTCAAAACAATCTCTATTTTGATATTATAGGAACAGTGCGATTTTAA
- a CDS encoding amidase domain-containing protein, with protein sequence MTFDVSADVLFKYNTKETTFQELEPGDLIFYDLENDGVIDHVALFVKKDEQGVWIWDAVDNVDGKQTNK encoded by the coding sequence ATGACCTTTGATGTCTCAGCAGACGTTTTGTTTAAGTATAATACGAAAGAAACAACGTTCCAAGAACTTGAACCTGGTGATCTGATATTTTACGATTTAGAAAATGATGGAGTAATAGACCATGTAGCATTGTTTGTAAAAAAAGATGAACAAGGAGTATGGATATGGGATGCCGTTGATAATGTAGATGGAAAACAAACAAACAAATAA
- the dnaN gene encoding DNA polymerase III subunit beta: protein MLKFIVKRSDFAKKLSIAAQAVGAKTIDPILQCLLFKPENGGINMYSTDMQTFVIARVETGEYEGNDMFAVDAKLLEEIVKNVDEEEILLNYDGGKLRVKSGKSAFSLTTYASPEKFPPIDIEESGVNFEIETSILHEMIDRVIFCASTETAMRALNGVYWEIKNGYLRLVASDGYRLALSEQKIDINAELDFIISLKSMKELEGLVSGASEPVLKISCDHKKVSVKAGDITTIMRVVEESFPDYKRVLPQAFKTRITFNKNEFLEALKRTMIISKRGNDKVQLEMIDNILKLSSISSEYGEVSEEVLIEKEGEDMTINFNPRFLNEAVKKVDEEEVVFNFVDDLSPMQINSRDMGGYMFIVLPVRA, encoded by the coding sequence ATGTTAAAATTTATTGTTAAAAGATCTGATTTTGCAAAAAAATTATCTATAGCAGCCCAGGCGGTTGGGGCTAAAACAATAGATCCTATACTTCAATGCTTGTTATTTAAACCGGAAAATGGTGGGATAAATATGTATTCAACAGATATGCAAACTTTTGTAATAGCACGTGTTGAAACTGGTGAATACGAAGGTAATGATATGTTTGCTGTTGATGCGAAACTTTTAGAAGAAATTGTGAAAAATGTGGATGAAGAAGAAATTCTTTTGAATTATGATGGCGGGAAACTGCGTGTAAAGAGTGGAAAAAGTGCGTTTAGTTTAACCACTTATGCAAGCCCGGAGAAATTCCCGCCGATAGATATCGAAGAAAGTGGAGTTAATTTTGAAATAGAAACAAGTATTTTGCATGAAATGATCGATAGAGTTATTTTTTGTGCATCAACAGAAACAGCAATGCGTGCTTTGAACGGAGTGTACTGGGAAATAAAAAATGGTTATTTGAGGCTGGTTGCAAGTGATGGTTATAGACTTGCACTCTCAGAGCAAAAAATAGATATAAACGCGGAGCTGGACTTTATAATCTCTTTAAAAAGTATGAAAGAACTTGAAGGGTTGGTTTCAGGAGCTTCTGAACCAGTTTTAAAAATATCATGTGATCATAAGAAAGTTTCAGTTAAAGCAGGAGATATAACCACTATTATGAGGGTAGTAGAAGAATCTTTCCCAGATTATAAACGCGTTTTGCCACAGGCGTTTAAAACAAGGATAACATTTAATAAAAATGAATTCCTGGAAGCATTGAAGCGTACAATGATAATTTCAAAGCGAGGTAACGATAAAGTACAACTTGAAATGATAGACAACATACTTAAACTTTCCAGTATTAGCTCAGAATATGGGGAGGTAAGTGAAGAAGTTTTAATAGAAAAAGAAGGAGAAGATATGACAATCAATTTTAATCCAAGGTTCTTAAATGAAGCTGTGAAAAAGGTTGACGAAGAAGAGGTTGTTTTTAACTTTGTAGATGACCTCAGTCCTATGCAGATTAACTCAAGAGATATGGGAGGATATATGTTTATTGTTCTGCCTGTTAGGGCTTGA
- a CDS encoding ABC transporter ATP-binding protein, whose amino-acid sequence MIVLKEVGKKYKNNWALKNVNLKVNSGEVLGIIGKNGCGKTTLLKIIAGLLKPSTGVIKGITDGISYIPEKPVLIPELSLMDNMRYFASLRNSKKERIYEELEYFQLTEHLSKRPTELSKGLQQRLSMAIALLSEPDVLLMDEPTSGLDAESKNLIMEKIKKLKREKKTIFYVTHDDEEVEAICTSILILENGTVYFHGSVEEFWKEYERYVFATVKLDNVNITRKVSLEELKEIGDVIHVRSVGIREFLAGREGDEIRR is encoded by the coding sequence ATGATTGTTTTGAAAGAGGTAGGGAAAAAATATAAAAATAACTGGGCATTAAAAAATGTTAATTTAAAAGTTAATAGCGGGGAAGTTCTGGGCATAATCGGAAAAAATGGTTGTGGAAAAACCACATTATTAAAAATTATTGCCGGTTTATTGAAGCCATCAACTGGAGTAATCAAAGGAATTACAGATGGAATATCGTACATACCTGAAAAACCTGTACTTATTCCTGAACTTTCGTTAATGGACAATATGAGATATTTTGCAAGTTTAAGAAATTCGAAAAAGGAAAGAATTTATGAAGAGCTGGAATATTTTCAGCTAACAGAACATCTTTCTAAAAGACCCACAGAACTTTCTAAAGGATTGCAACAAAGATTGTCTATGGCTATAGCATTGCTTTCAGAGCCAGATGTGTTACTTATGGATGAGCCTACGAGCGGCCTTGATGCAGAGTCAAAAAATCTTATAATGGAGAAAATAAAAAAATTAAAAAGAGAAAAGAAAACGATTTTTTATGTTACACATGATGATGAGGAAGTTGAAGCAATTTGTACCTCTATTTTGATACTTGAAAATGGGACGGTATATTTTCATGGATCAGTTGAAGAATTCTGGAAAGAGTACGAAAGATATGTTTTTGCCACTGTTAAATTGGATAACGTTAATATAACTCGTAAAGTTTCGTTAGAGGAATTGAAAGAAATTGGAGACGTAATTCATGTGCGCAGTGTTGGTATAAGAGAATTTTTAGCCGGGAGGGAAGGGGATGAGATTAGAAGGTAA
- a CDS encoding alpha-amylase family glycosyl hydrolase, translating to MSKTKYLFYFIIFFFLFLLPGCVLNFAFESNTSNVIYEIFVRSFYDSNGDGIGDFSGIARKVDYLVELGIDAVWLMPFNEAISYHGYDVVDYYTVEKDYGTMEDFEKMIGILHENGIKIIMDLVINHTSDKHPWFLDAIENLDSSPYWNWYFMSLEDHSGKANWHYKFNSKGQKVWYFGLFGPSMPDLNHDNPYLRNEIKKIVKFWLNKGIDGFRLDAAKHIYGWTWDDGIEQSAEYWKWFRNYVFSIKKDAGLVGEVFSGDALQLEKFPIPVFNFVFRNMVVSNYEGADSLLKMSLSWTNGRNNVPFLGNHDLNRILSVFQEYYKDFDKPDDSLKQSALWHTLLLTISGTPVLYYGDELGTPGFKWFGPVYDEPLREPFQWYASGTGKGQTKWTKWLYSDKKISFGNANVDGCIYDDPYDGVSVEEQESETYSMLNYIKTLINLRKRYKAFSIGDMEIIADKKNLIVYRRIFENEKFLVVINPSSTSAEYFEFPVGSSLVFKATLQNFTWEELREEISGIKLVNPREVIIIRLK from the coding sequence ATGTCGAAGACAAAATATCTTTTTTATTTCATAATATTCTTTTTTTTATTTTTACTGCCAGGTTGTGTTTTGAATTTTGCATTTGAAAGTAATACTTCAAATGTTATTTATGAAATTTTCGTGCGTTCTTTTTATGATTCTAATGGGGATGGTATAGGCGACTTTTCAGGAATTGCAAGGAAAGTTGATTATCTTGTGGAACTTGGAATTGATGCAGTGTGGTTGATGCCTTTTAATGAAGCAATTTCTTATCATGGTTATGATGTGGTGGATTATTATACAGTTGAAAAAGATTATGGAACAATGGAAGATTTTGAAAAAATGATCGGAATTTTACATGAAAACGGAATAAAGATCATAATGGATTTAGTAATAAATCATACATCTGATAAACATCCCTGGTTTTTAGATGCTATAGAAAATTTAGATTCTTCTCCGTACTGGAATTGGTATTTTATGAGCCTTGAAGATCATTCCGGGAAAGCCAATTGGCATTACAAGTTTAACAGCAAAGGGCAAAAGGTATGGTATTTTGGTTTATTTGGACCTTCGATGCCCGATTTAAATCATGATAACCCCTATTTGAGAAACGAGATTAAAAAGATAGTTAAATTCTGGTTGAATAAAGGAATTGATGGATTTAGATTGGATGCTGCCAAGCATATTTACGGATGGACCTGGGATGATGGAATAGAGCAGAGTGCAGAATATTGGAAATGGTTCAGGAATTACGTTTTTTCCATAAAAAAAGATGCAGGTTTAGTTGGTGAAGTTTTTTCAGGGGATGCTCTACAGCTTGAAAAATTTCCAATCCCTGTGTTTAATTTTGTTTTTAGAAATATGGTTGTTTCCAATTATGAGGGTGCGGATAGTTTATTGAAAATGAGTTTAAGCTGGACAAATGGAAGAAATAATGTACCTTTCCTTGGAAATCATGACTTAAATAGGATATTAAGCGTATTCCAGGAGTATTATAAAGATTTTGATAAACCAGATGATTCTTTGAAACAATCTGCATTGTGGCATACACTCCTTTTGACAATAAGTGGAACTCCGGTTTTATATTACGGCGATGAACTTGGCACACCAGGTTTCAAATGGTTTGGCCCTGTGTATGATGAACCATTACGAGAACCTTTTCAATGGTATGCGTCTGGCACAGGCAAAGGTCAAACAAAGTGGACAAAGTGGCTGTATTCTGATAAAAAAATTTCATTTGGAAATGCAAATGTAGATGGCTGTATTTATGATGATCCATATGATGGAGTTTCTGTTGAGGAGCAAGAAAGTGAAACTTATAGTATGTTGAATTATATAAAAACTTTAATCAATTTGCGAAAAAGGTATAAGGCTTTTTCAATAGGTGATATGGAAATAATAGCTGATAAGAAAAATTTGATCGTATATAGGAGAATTTTTGAAAATGAAAAATTTCTGGTTGTTATAAATCCTTCCAGTACAAGTGCTGAATATTTTGAATTTCCAGTAGGTTCATCCCTCGTTTTTAAAGCAACCTTGCAGAATTTCACCTGGGAAGAATTACGTGAAGAAATTAGTGGAATCAAACTGGTTAATCCACGAGAAGTTATAATCATACGTTTGAAATGA
- a CDS encoding carbohydrate kinase family protein — translation MSIALFGELLIDFISKDSVDNLINASTFTKNVGGSPANITRNLIQLGINAYLVSRIGNDQFGRFILKKLRENNVNASYIQIDEVLPTTVVFVSKTSQTPDFLPIRGADTNLQIPDEKLFENISWIHVSCWPLTKKESCDTILKILRKASETSIKIGFDPNCRKKLFCDKKIDLEPIIEIFKKSFVTKPSLDDMKEIFGPMPDERYIEILHSLGLKYVILTLGKDGALVSDGKTLRHIPSAATKVVDATGAGDAFWSGIYYGLLNGWNIFDSSKLGSVIAAHVLENVGSDVKLQSIDYYISKMRSVYCET, via the coding sequence ATGAGTATAGCTTTATTTGGAGAATTACTGATTGACTTTATCTCAAAAGATTCCGTGGATAATCTTATAAACGCTTCAACATTCACAAAAAATGTTGGTGGCTCTCCAGCAAATATAACCAGAAATCTTATTCAACTTGGTATAAACGCATATTTAGTTTCACGAATTGGCAACGACCAATTTGGCAGGTTTATTCTAAAAAAACTTAGAGAAAACAATGTCAATGCTTCTTACATCCAGATTGATGAAGTTTTACCAACTACCGTAGTATTTGTTTCTAAAACAAGTCAAACACCAGACTTCTTACCAATACGTGGGGCAGACACAAATCTTCAAATTCCAGATGAAAAGCTATTCGAAAATATCTCCTGGATCCACGTAAGCTGTTGGCCACTCACAAAAAAAGAATCCTGTGATACTATTCTAAAAATTTTAAGAAAAGCTTCTGAAACCAGTATAAAAATAGGGTTTGATCCAAACTGCCGAAAAAAGCTGTTCTGCGATAAAAAAATCGATTTAGAACCAATAATCGAGATTTTTAAAAAATCATTTGTTACAAAACCATCACTGGATGATATGAAAGAAATTTTTGGGCCCATGCCAGATGAAAGATATATAGAAATTTTACACTCATTGGGCCTAAAGTATGTTATTCTTACTCTTGGTAAAGATGGTGCTCTTGTCTCCGACGGGAAAACATTGAGGCATATTCCGTCAGCCGCAACGAAAGTTGTTGATGCTACAGGTGCAGGTGATGCTTTCTGGAGTGGGATTTATTACGGATTATTGAATGGCTGGAATATATTTGATTCTTCAAAGCTTGGAAGTGTTATAGCGGCACATGTCCTTGAAAACGTTGGTTCTGACGTAAAACTACAATCAATTGATTATTACATTTCAAAAATGAGGAGTGTGTATTGTGAAACTTAA
- a CDS encoding DNA-processing protein DprA, with protein sequence MKKETAAIFALTRTKLTNEKINKIILFAFGNGISISQILTLKNHELKNICEKLSFSENDFEQIVLAQKLIHDSTIEIKEFNSREIFLLSVVDTHYPENFKQKIKFENLPPILYYSGNPDLLNKKAVAILSSKKASKESMEFTWNIVKKYVKNGYSIVLGFSGIMDNFAFESALELGGSVVVIPHQEITFFTFPIEYLKKYKEGKVLILSAFSKKHSANNVYDIVKRNEYIHSLAEKTYIVDSAKNDGIKESILNILMNNEYQIYVRLPGPDENNENLELIKAGVPAVDITGNIVEVSEELLSRRKDKESTELESIENVIVEILKNANRQLYAFEIAENLKKYNYSITPQKLSNILKKIPSITRVKSKGKYQYFLNENAEDIKLFQQAQILQIKK encoded by the coding sequence ATGAAAAAAGAAACTGCAGCGATATTTGCCTTAACCCGGACTAAACTAACCAATGAAAAAATTAATAAAATTATTCTCTTTGCTTTCGGTAATGGAATCAGCATAAGTCAGATATTAACCCTGAAAAATCATGAATTAAAAAACATATGTGAAAAACTCTCCTTTAGTGAAAATGATTTTGAACAAATAGTATTAGCCCAAAAACTAATTCACGATTCTACAATCGAAATTAAAGAATTTAACAGCAGAGAAATTTTTTTACTAAGTGTTGTTGATACACACTATCCCGAAAACTTCAAGCAAAAAATAAAGTTTGAAAATCTTCCTCCCATTTTATATTACAGCGGAAATCCAGATTTACTTAATAAAAAAGCAGTGGCAATTCTGAGCAGTAAAAAAGCAAGTAAAGAATCCATGGAATTTACCTGGAATATTGTAAAAAAATATGTAAAAAATGGCTATTCAATAGTATTAGGATTCTCAGGAATTATGGATAATTTTGCCTTTGAAAGTGCTCTTGAGTTAGGTGGAAGCGTTGTTGTAATTCCTCATCAAGAAATTACCTTTTTTACCTTTCCAATAGAATATCTTAAAAAATATAAAGAAGGAAAAGTTTTGATTTTAAGCGCCTTCTCTAAAAAACATTCAGCAAACAATGTTTATGATATAGTGAAACGAAATGAATATATACATTCCCTTGCAGAAAAAACTTACATAGTAGACTCTGCAAAAAACGATGGGATAAAAGAAAGTATTTTAAATATTTTAATGAACAACGAATATCAAATATACGTTAGATTACCAGGACCAGATGAAAATAATGAAAATTTAGAATTAATAAAAGCCGGAGTTCCCGCGGTAGACATCACAGGAAACATTGTAGAAGTTTCAGAAGAATTACTTTCCAGGAGAAAAGACAAAGAATCAACAGAGTTAGAGTCCATTGAAAATGTTATCGTTGAAATACTTAAGAATGCAAACAGACAACTTTACGCGTTTGAAATAGCAGAAAATCTTAAAAAATATAACTATTCAATAACCCCTCAAAAACTTTCCAATATCTTGAAAAAAATCCCTTCAATAACTCGTGTAAAGTCGAAAGGAAAATATCAATACTTTTTAAATGAAAATGCAGAAGACATTAAATTATTTCAACAAGCTCAAATATTACAGATAAAAAAATAA
- a CDS encoding type II secretion system protein, whose product MKKGFTLIELLIVLAIISALLAVATPTAMNAVKKAKATQVAANLRNLSVAINEAALLYADTLDASGNIVEQLYDLNFIDVDLSKRGYEIVVVNDAGNEYYEIRYKNQDVEITYVKNILPDVKEDSGGNYIYLRVPRI is encoded by the coding sequence ATGAAAAAAGGGTTTACTTTGATAGAGTTGCTGATAGTTCTTGCTATAATCTCCGCCCTTTTAGCGGTTGCGACACCGACAGCTATGAATGCTGTGAAGAAAGCGAAAGCTACACAGGTAGCAGCGAATCTTAGAAACCTTTCGGTAGCAATTAATGAAGCCGCTTTACTTTATGCAGATACTCTGGATGCCTCTGGCAATATAGTAGAACAGCTTTATGATTTAAATTTCATAGATGTTGACCTGTCAAAAAGAGGATACGAGATAGTTGTTGTAAATGATGCGGGAAATGAGTATTATGAGATACGTTATAAGAATCAGGATGTGGAGATTACTTATGTAAAGAATATACTTCCAGATGTCAAGGAAGACTCAGGAGGGAATTATATTTATTTGAGGGTGCCGAGAATATGA
- a CDS encoding GNAT family N-acetyltransferase produces the protein MRLEGKKIVLRPLEIEDAKRIVDIINDEEVREYLFITFPISRFSEEDWIRKNALSQQNITFAIDVEDILVGVTGLMNINWVHRSAEFGIGIFDKRYWNKGFGTEATKLMLKYTFEYLNLNRLCLRVFDNNKRAIRVYEKCGFIHEGRERQARYFKGKYWDILRMSILAEEYWRTKENQNG, from the coding sequence ATGAGATTAGAAGGTAAAAAAATAGTTTTAAGGCCACTTGAGATCGAAGATGCTAAAAGAATTGTTGATATAATAAATGATGAAGAGGTGCGTGAGTATTTGTTTATTACGTTTCCTATAAGTAGATTTTCTGAAGAAGACTGGATAAGGAAGAATGCTTTAAGTCAGCAAAATATAACCTTTGCTATAGATGTAGAAGATATCCTCGTAGGCGTTACCGGGCTCATGAACATAAATTGGGTGCATAGATCAGCAGAATTTGGAATAGGAATATTTGATAAAAGGTATTGGAACAAAGGGTTTGGAACGGAAGCAACGAAATTGATGTTAAAATATACTTTTGAATATCTAAATTTAAATAGACTTTGTTTGAGAGTATTTGATAACAACAAAAGGGCAATAAGAGTGTATGAAAAATGTGGGTTTATACACGAGGGAAGAGAAAGGCAGGCAAGGTATTTTAAAGGGAAATATTGGGATATTTTAAGGATGAGTATACTTGCTGAAGAGTATTGGAGAACAAAAGAAAATCAAAATGGTTAG
- the disA gene encoding DNA integrity scanning diadenylate cyclase DisA, with amino-acid sequence MIPQELISKIKLLAPGTKLRKAVDDIVLANFGALIVFISEEKMKEYSDIIQAGFTLDMQFSPEKLYELAKMDGAIIISDDISRILGANVHLVPDPGIPTSETGTRHRTAERFAKQTGQLVIAVSKRRNVITLYYKNYKYIINDINFLITRVNQALNTLEKYRQNFDKMLIQLDILEIENRVNLVDVVDILNKGIEILKIQDEIEPYVIELGVEGRLASMQLSEIIVDIEDILTNLVLDYAAEEFEDDKSADRIIETLKNYKERRPISTARLLGYEDIANINQLNDYHVQSRGYRVLRSIAKIPMTISHNVVKAFGNIFSISNADFSALKEVEGIGEKRAAAIIDSINSMKSRVTQK; translated from the coding sequence ATGATACCTCAAGAATTGATTTCAAAAATAAAGTTGCTTGCACCAGGAACGAAATTAAGAAAAGCTGTTGATGATATTGTACTTGCTAACTTTGGGGCGCTGATAGTATTTATTTCTGAGGAAAAAATGAAAGAATACTCCGACATAATTCAGGCAGGTTTTACACTTGATATGCAGTTTTCTCCGGAAAAACTTTATGAACTTGCAAAAATGGATGGAGCCATAATAATTAGCGATGATATTTCCAGAATACTTGGAGCGAATGTTCATCTTGTACCAGATCCAGGAATCCCAACCAGTGAAACGGGAACCCGTCATAGAACGGCTGAAAGATTCGCAAAGCAAACTGGGCAGCTGGTAATAGCGGTTTCTAAACGGCGAAATGTCATAACTCTTTACTATAAGAACTACAAATATATAATCAACGATATAAATTTCCTGATAACCAGAGTGAACCAGGCGTTGAATACTCTTGAAAAATATCGCCAGAATTTTGACAAGATGTTAATACAACTGGACATTCTTGAAATAGAAAACCGTGTAAATCTTGTGGATGTTGTTGATATTCTAAACAAAGGTATAGAGATCCTGAAAATCCAGGATGAGATAGAACCATATGTTATTGAACTTGGTGTTGAAGGAAGGCTCGCATCAATGCAACTTTCTGAAATAATAGTGGATATTGAAGATATATTAACTAATCTTGTTTTAGATTATGCAGCGGAAGAGTTTGAGGATGACAAAAGTGCTGATCGTATTATTGAAACTCTTAAAAATTATAAAGAAAGGCGCCCGATTTCAACAGCAAGATTACTTGGCTATGAAGATATAGCCAATATAAATCAGTTGAATGATTACCATGTTCAATCAAGAGGATATAGGGTATTAAGAAGCATAGCCAAAATACCTATGACCATTTCTCACAACGTGGTTAAGGCTTTTGGTAATATCTTTTCAATAAGTAACGCCGATTTTTCTGCGCTTAAAGAAGTAGAAGGAATAGGTGAAAAAAGAGCTGCAGCAATTATAGATAGTATAAATTCCATGAAATCGAGGGTTACCCAGAAGTAG
- a CDS encoding ferritin — MLNERIEKALNEQIKKELASSYLYLSMAAYFDSENLSGFAHWMKLQAKEELNHAMKLYNYVYERGGKVELPALEKPKSEWASPLAAFEDAYKHERFITDSINKLYELSLEEKDYATASMLKWFIDEQVEEEANAENIVIKLKKLSGIPHGLYMLDKELGMRE, encoded by the coding sequence ATGCTTAACGAGAGAATTGAAAAAGCGCTTAACGAGCAAATTAAAAAAGAGTTAGCTTCATCTTATCTTTACCTTTCTATGGCTGCGTATTTTGATAGTGAAAATCTCTCTGGTTTTGCGCATTGGATGAAATTACAGGCAAAAGAAGAATTAAATCATGCGATGAAACTTTATAATTATGTTTATGAAAGAGGGGGCAAAGTTGAACTTCCAGCTCTGGAAAAACCTAAGAGTGAGTGGGCTTCTCCTCTTGCGGCTTTCGAAGATGCGTATAAGCATGAAAGGTTCATTACTGATTCAATAAACAAATTGTATGAATTATCTCTGGAAGAAAAAGATTATGCAACAGCGAGTATGTTAAAGTGGTTTATAGATGAACAGGTAGAAGAAGAAGCAAATGCAGAAAATATAGTAATAAAACTTAAAAAACTTTCGGGAATTCCACACGGTCTTTATATGCTCGACAAAGAGCTCGGTATGCGAGAATAA